The Eleutherodactylus coqui strain aEleCoq1 chromosome 6, aEleCoq1.hap1, whole genome shotgun sequence genome window below encodes:
- the LOC136571812 gene encoding olfactory receptor 12D1-like, with product MEELNKTFVREFILLGITNFPQLQIVLFVTFLMFYLLSFIGNLSIVVVVLADYALHTPMYFLLGNLSFLDFFYATTTVPKLLSGLLTDDKRISFQGCIVQLHIFHFLGSTEAMLLTSMSYDRYVAICNPLRYHVLMARAVCLQLVFTSWLVGFLYSLFHTILTSRLPFCSMRRISHFYCDIKPLLKLACTDTHINESLVNIVTGSVALSTFVLIIISYTFIATHLHHIRSVEGRSKAFSTCSSHITVVLIYFGTAFCTYLRASTKDSLELDRMTAILFTVITPALNPIIYVLRNKDAKRAFRKLFLDRLFLNNYFIN from the coding sequence ATGGAAGAGCTGAATAAGACATTTGTAAGAGAATTCATACTTCTAGGAATCACCAATTTCCCTCAACTCCAGATTGTACTCTTTGTTACTTTTCTTATGTTCTACCTCTTAAGCTTTATTGGCAACCTGAGCATCGTGGTAGTGGTTCTTGCAGATTATGCTCTTCACACTCCAATGTACTTCCTTTTGGGAAACCTTTCCTTCCTGGATTTCTTCTATGCAACCACAACAGTCCCCAAGCTGTTGTCTGGTTTACTTACAGATGACAAGAGAATATCTTTCCAAGGTTGCATAGTCCAGCTCCACATCTTTCATTTCTTGGGAAGCACTGAAGCCATGCTTCTCACATCAATGTCTTATGACCGATATGTTGCTATTTGTAATCCATTGAGATATCATGTCCTCATGGCAAGGGCAGTTTGTCTTCAACTAGTATTCACATCCTGGCTTGTTGGTTTCCTTTACTCTCTGTTTCACACAATTTTGACCTCCAGACTTCCTTTTTGCAGCATGAGAAGAATATCTCATTTCTATTGTGACATTAAACCCCTGTTGAAATTGGCATGTACTGACACACATATCAATGAGAGCTTGGTCAACATAGTTAcaggctctgtagctctcagcacATTTGTGCTAATAATCATCTCCTATACCTTCATTGCAACCCATCTCCACCATATCCGATCAGTAGAAGGTAGAAGTAAAGCCTTCTCTACCTGCTCTTCCCACATTACTGTGGTCCTTATATATTTTGGAACTGCCTTCTGCACATATTTAAGAGCCTCCACTAAGGATTCCCTGGAGCTTGACAGAATGACTGCCATCCTCTTTACAGTCATCACTCCAGCATTAAATCCCATTATCTATGTTCTGAGAAATAAGGATGCGAAAAGGGCTTTTAGAAAACTGTTCTTAGATAGATTATTTTTAAACAACTACTTTATTAACTAA